From the genome of Gorilla gorilla gorilla isolate KB3781 chromosome 4, NHGRI_mGorGor1-v2.1_pri, whole genome shotgun sequence, one region includes:
- the C1QL1 gene encoding C1q-related factor gives MLLVLVVLIPVLVSSGGPDGHYEMLGTCRMVCDPYPARGPGAGARTDGGDALSEQSGAPPPSTLVQGPQGKPGRTGKPGPPGPPGDPGPPGPVGPPGEKGEPGKPGPPGLPGAGGSGAISTATYTTVPRVAFYAGLKNPHEGYEVLKFDDVVTNLGNNYDAASGKFTCNIPGTYFFTYHVLMRGGDGTSMWADLCKNGQVRASAIAQDADQNYDYASNSVILHLDAGDEVFIKLDGGKAHGGNSNKYSTFSGFIIYSD, from the exons ATGCTGCTGGTGCTCGTGGTGCTCATCCCCGTGCTGGTGAGCTCGGGCGGCCCGGACGGCCACTATGAGATGCTGGGCACCTGCCGCATGGTGTGCGACCCCTACCCCGCGCGGGGCCCCGGCGCCGGCGCGCGGACCGACGGCGGCGACGCCCTGAGCGAGCAGAGCGGCGCGCCCCCGCCTTCCACGCTGGTGCAGGGCCCCCAGGGGAAGCCGGGCCGCACCGGCAAGCCCGGCCCTCCGGGGCCTCCCGGGGACCCGGGTCCTCCCGGCCCTGTGGGGCCGCCGGGGGAGAAGGGTGAGCCAGGCAAGCCGGGCCCTCCGGGGCTGCCGGGCGCGGGGGGCAGCGGCGCCATCAGCACTGCCACCTACACCACGGTGCCGCGCGTGGCCTTCTACGCCGGCCTCAAGAACCCCCACGAGGGTTACGAGGTACTCAAGTTTGACGACGTGGtcaccaacctaggcaacaactACGACGCGGCCAGCGGCAAGTTTACGTGCAACATTCCCGGCACCTACTTTTTCACCTACCATGTCCTCATGCGCGGCGGCGACGGCACCAGTATGTGGGCAGACCTCTGCAAGAATGGCCAG GTGCGGGCCAGTGCTATTGCCCAGGACGCGGACCAGAACTACGACTACGCCAGCAACAGCGTGATCCTGCACCTGGACGCCGGCGACGAGGTCTTCATCAAGCTGGATGGAGGCAAAGCACACGGCGGCAACAGCAACAAATACAGCACGTTCTCTGGCTTCATCATCTACTCCGACTGA